ACAGCCTGTTCCCCAGAGCAGGCTTCTTCCAGAATTTCAATCTCGGAGGAATACTTTTCCTCCAGCAGGGAACGTAAGCGACGACGGGCCAACGGTTCGTCATCAACAATCAATGCCGTACAATGCATCGCCATTATTCAGCCACCTTTGCGGGAACAGGTCGATAGATCTTGATGAAATCAGCGGTCATGCCATCCGCATCTTCGTAAACCGTTCCAGCACTTGTCATATAGCTCAAGTTACCAGAACCGATGCGTTTAAAGGTCCAGTGGATGGTATTGTCAGAAAGGGAAATCTTGATGGTAGAATCCGTCACCACATAGGTACCCTTCAAGGTGTCCACCACGGAAGTTTCCTTGAAAGTATTCTGGACTGCAACCACGGACATATCGTCCTTCAAGGTCATCTGCACCATTTTTGCCTTGCAATCATCACAGGGGAGCTGACCCGAGTAAAGCGCCGGCACATCCTTCGGAAGTTCGATAGGCGGCAAATCCGGAAGAGGTTCCTTTTTCTCTTCGGAACAACCGGACAACAACAGAGCAGTCGACAAAACGACTGCCCCACTGAAAACAAAACGGGCAGAAAAAATATTCATGCCCGTTAATTTAGCAATTTAGCGATTTACAGAGATACGGAATCCCACAATTTCGCTTTCAAATAAAGGGTCTCTCTTGTCCCGTTCAGCGGAGGCCATGGAGGAAGCCGTCTGGGACCAGCCCCCACCTCGAACAACGCGATATTTTCCCGTTTCCGGGCCCCTATAGTTTTCAGTAGACCTTACGGGATAGGAGTCATACCAATCATTGGTCCACTCTGCCACATTACCGCCCATATCGTACAAATTATAATCATTGGGCAAAAACTGTCCCACCTCGGCAGGACCATTCTTTTGTACGTAATACGCATACTTGGAAGCGGATGCCGTATTCCAATAATAAGTGGTGGTAGTTCCTGCTCGGCACGCAATCTCCCATTCCGTTTCCGTAGGCAGACGTACAGCCTTTACGTCATAATCAATGGTCAAGTTTTTCAGATAGCGGGAATCCCCCATCTCTTCATAAATGTACGCAGTATCCAAGCCCACGTATTTTGACAAGGCATTACAGAATAAAACCGCATCATACCAATTCACATTGGCAACAGCAATTTTGTTCCCGACTTGCCTCATTTCAGGAAGCACCCCCATGACCAACTCATACAACTCTTGCGTCACTTCCGTCTGGGAAATTTCAAAAGCATCCACACTAAAAACCACAGTACTGCGGTTCAGTTTCGACGCAGGGATCTGAACGAATCGTACCAAGGAATCCAAGTTCGCAAAAGCGTCTCCACCCTCTTCCGAAGAGGAATCGCTGGATTCCTGAACGCAGGAACTGGATTGCACAACGCTGCTAGAAGACTTAGGGCGGTTTGTCCCAGAATTCGGAGTGTAATCGTCATCCCCAACTTCATCGCCAGTTGGGGTAGAACAGCCCGCAAAAGCTGCAACCATCAAGACTGCAGCCCATAGGAACAAGGCTTTTCCCCATAAGGATTTCATTAGCGGATTACACCTACGCGGTACAGTTTCTTCTTGGTCTTGCCGGACTTAAACTTCACCTGAAGACGTGCGGTGTATACATCGGAACCTAGAGCAGTCAGGTCAAGATTTTCAAACTGGTTGCGGCCAGCCACCACGTCGCTCATCTTCTTCTTGAAAACGCAAAGTCCCGTAATGTCAAACAGTTCAAGAGTAGCGGACTTCGCCTCAGCACCTACTTCAAAACGTGCCTGGGCAATACCGCCACGAACCGG
This genomic interval from Fibrobacter sp. UWEL contains the following:
- a CDS encoding copper resistance protein NlpE N-terminal domain-containing protein; its protein translation is MNIFSARFVFSGAVVLSTALLLSGCSEEKKEPLPDLPPIELPKDVPALYSGQLPCDDCKAKMVQMTLKDDMSVVAVQNTFKETSVVDTLKGTYVVTDSTIKISLSDNTIHWTFKRIGSGNLSYMTSAGTVYEDADGMTADFIKIYRPVPAKVAE
- a CDS encoding formylglycine-generating enzyme family protein is translated as MKSLWGKALFLWAAVLMVAAFAGCSTPTGDEVGDDDYTPNSGTNRPKSSSSVVQSSSCVQESSDSSSEEGGDAFANLDSLVRFVQIPASKLNRSTVVFSVDAFEISQTEVTQELYELVMGVLPEMRQVGNKIAVANVNWYDAVLFCNALSKYVGLDTAYIYEEMGDSRYLKNLTIDYDVKAVRLPTETEWEIACRAGTTTTYYWNTASASKYAYYVQKNGPAEVGQFLPNDYNLYDMGGNVAEWTNDWYDSYPVRSTENYRGPETGKYRVVRGGGWSQTASSMASAERDKRDPLFESEIVGFRISVNR